One window of the Natrinema sp. CBA1119 genome contains the following:
- a CDS encoding NAD-dependent epimerase/dehydratase family protein — MRILVTGGAGFIGGHLAESFLADGHDVTILDNFEPFYAEGIKRHTLSVHREVANEVDAEYRFVEGDVRDIETVQKAVADAGVVVHQAAQAGVRESVKHPRKVTDINVDGTVNLLEASKEADVMRVILASSSSVYGKPRSLPYEEDHPTEPVSPYGVTKLTQEHMARVYTELHGLPTVCLRYFTVYGPRMRPNMAISNFVSRCVNGESPVIYGDGQQTRDFTYVDDVVDANRTLLESDAVDGDVLNIGSSDNISIQMLAETVRDQLAPELEIVYESAREADAEHTHASVEKAGELIGYEPSRTIAEGVGEFIEWYQANREWYEPLVRAS; from the coding sequence ATGCGAATCCTCGTGACGGGAGGGGCCGGGTTTATCGGCGGCCACCTCGCCGAGTCGTTCCTCGCTGACGGCCACGACGTGACGATCCTCGACAACTTTGAACCCTTCTACGCGGAGGGGATCAAACGCCACACGCTCTCGGTCCACCGCGAGGTGGCTAACGAGGTCGACGCCGAGTACCGGTTCGTCGAGGGAGACGTTCGGGACATCGAGACCGTCCAGAAGGCCGTCGCCGACGCGGGCGTTGTGGTTCACCAGGCCGCTCAGGCGGGCGTACGTGAGAGCGTGAAGCATCCTCGAAAGGTAACCGACATCAACGTCGACGGAACCGTGAACCTCCTTGAGGCGTCGAAAGAGGCGGACGTAATGCGGGTGATCCTCGCGAGCTCCTCGTCAGTGTACGGCAAGCCACGCTCGTTGCCCTACGAGGAGGACCATCCGACCGAGCCCGTGAGCCCTTACGGGGTGACGAAACTCACCCAAGAACACATGGCGCGGGTGTACACAGAGCTACACGGCCTGCCGACCGTCTGCCTGCGGTACTTCACAGTGTACGGTCCGCGGATGCGCCCCAACATGGCGATCTCCAACTTCGTCTCGCGGTGTGTTAACGGGGAGTCACCGGTGATCTACGGAGACGGACAACAAACGCGCGATTTCACGTATGTAGATGACGTGGTGGACGCCAATCGGACGCTGTTGGAGTCGGACGCAGTCGACGGCGACGTGTTGAACATCGGGAGTTCGGATAATATCTCGATCCAGATGTTGGCTGAGACGGTGCGCGACCAGCTCGCACCCGAACTTGAGATCGTGTATGAATCTGCGCGGGAGGCTGACGCCGAGCACACCCACGCATCCGTGGAGAAGGCTGGAGAGTTGATCGGGTACGAGCCCTCGCGGACGATCGCGGAGGGCGTCGGCGAGTTCATTGAGTGGTACCAGGCAAACCGAGAGTGGTACGAACCATTGGTTCGGGCATCATAG
- a CDS encoding class I SAM-dependent methyltransferase — translation MSAPTFAGRILQYIPEGPRRKFVGALNRFHPLNLVLLYSQSILTKYGWFKSRARGAPVNKNGEEIPWMTYSSINFLDERLAGTRLFEYGGGNSTVWYADRASKVVSVEDDEKWYRKIKPLMPENASLHHISAETYANSIQSRGPFDVIIIDGLDRNQCIEAAVPELSDSGIIILDDAQRQKYKTGKQKLRDEGFSHIEFEGLKPINRMPAKTSVYYRENNCLGL, via the coding sequence ATGTCTGCACCAACTTTCGCTGGGCGTATTCTGCAGTATATTCCAGAAGGCCCTCGACGGAAGTTCGTAGGCGCTTTGAACCGATTCCACCCCCTCAATTTAGTACTCTTGTACTCGCAAAGCATTCTGACAAAGTATGGGTGGTTTAAATCCCGTGCAAGGGGAGCTCCAGTAAATAAGAACGGTGAAGAGATCCCCTGGATGACTTATAGCTCAATTAATTTCCTTGACGAACGGTTAGCCGGCACTCGTCTCTTCGAATATGGAGGCGGAAATTCGACGGTCTGGTACGCAGACCGAGCATCCAAAGTCGTCTCAGTTGAGGATGATGAGAAGTGGTATCGTAAAATAAAGCCACTAATGCCGGAGAATGCATCACTTCACCACATCTCTGCAGAAACCTATGCTAATTCGATTCAATCCCGAGGCCCCTTCGATGTGATAATCATTGATGGTCTTGACCGTAATCAGTGTATTGAGGCCGCTGTCCCTGAACTATCCGATTCGGGTATTATTATCTTAGACGATGCCCAACGTCAGAAATACAAAACGGGTAAACAGAAGCTTCGCGACGAGGGTTTCAGCCATATTGAATTCGAGGGGCTCAAGCCAATAAACCGGATGCCAGCAAAGACGTCAGTGTATTATAGGGAAAACAATTGCTTGGGTCTCTGA
- a CDS encoding antitoxin VapB family protein produces the protein MGTVDEQIRVSNTVRRELEKRKREGESYNDVLERVLGEKTAGDFSDGFGRWSGEEAQSVREGRRKAREKRKERMRQRAENSA, from the coding sequence ATGGGCACGGTCGATGAGCAGATCCGAGTGAGCAACACGGTGAGACGCGAACTGGAGAAACGGAAGCGCGAAGGCGAGAGTTACAACGATGTCCTCGAGCGTGTACTTGGCGAGAAGACCGCGGGCGACTTCTCCGATGGGTTTGGTCGCTGGTCCGGTGAGGAAGCACAGAGCGTCCGTGAGGGTCGCCGGAAAGCCAGGGAAAAGCGCAAGGAGCGAATGCGCCAACGGGCCGAGAACAGCGCGTGA
- a CDS encoding dTDP-4-dehydrorhamnose 3,5-epimerase family protein, whose amino-acid sequence MIHGVEVKDLQINADERGHLVEVFREDWELYDPDPEMSYYSMTYPGITRAWHRHLEGQIDHFICPKGRIKVGIYDDREDSPTEGELNTFIIGEHNQKAIRIPGDCWHGFKAISDEPAFLLNFPSKLYDYEDPDEERIPYDTDKIPLDWDEEPSG is encoded by the coding sequence ATGATCCATGGTGTGGAGGTCAAAGACCTCCAAATAAACGCCGACGAACGCGGTCATCTCGTGGAAGTCTTCCGCGAGGACTGGGAACTCTACGACCCGGATCCTGAGATGTCCTACTATTCGATGACCTACCCCGGCATCACCAGAGCCTGGCATCGCCACCTCGAGGGCCAGATCGACCATTTCATCTGCCCGAAAGGGCGTATCAAGGTCGGCATCTACGACGATCGCGAGGACTCCCCCACGGAAGGAGAACTAAACACCTTCATCATCGGAGAACATAACCAGAAGGCGATCCGCATTCCGGGGGACTGCTGGCACGGCTTCAAGGCCATCAGCGACGAGCCGGCGTTCCTGCTCAACTTCCCGTCGAAGCTCTACGACTACGAGGATCCCGACGAGGAACGAATCCCCTACGACACGGACAAAATACCTTTAGACTGGGACGAAGAACCGAGCGGATAA
- the tnpC gene encoding IS66 family transposase translates to MNADDFTKEELLSRLLQLEQQVEELQQEVDQKDERIEELETRLRKYENPHTPPSKRRSGTDESPTSQDDEDENVRTDGGTPGRKDGHDPEWRVTAGPDKEIEVTRDCCPECGKHFDESVGVSPRLVEEVPDPQPPEVTQYNRHCYQCDSCGTETVATHPDCPNEGQFGVNVISQAALSRYDHRLPYRKIADRFEQLHGLELSGASAWHATERAARAGRYEYEQIRRQIQQAEIVHVDETGIKREGEQAWIWTFRTREHTLYAVRESRGSDVPAEVLGEDFAGTVICDGWTAYPAFTSNLQRCWAHLLREAEDIASDHEEAEPVHRYLKQMFVGLQSWLETDPSPRERAQMHRSCQNGLRSLVERSVTDETVATLLGKIEGGIDHWLTFVGEPAVSQTNNAAENALREPVVLRKIIGTLRNDRGMFVHETLLSLLATWRQQGRNPYEELRRVVSNNEMILRAHAVPAVETSG, encoded by the coding sequence GTGAACGCAGACGATTTCACCAAAGAAGAGCTCCTTTCTCGACTTCTTCAACTTGAACAACAAGTCGAAGAACTTCAACAGGAAGTCGATCAGAAGGACGAGCGGATAGAAGAACTCGAAACACGTCTTCGCAAGTACGAAAATCCGCACACGCCACCCAGTAAGCGACGGTCGGGGACTGACGAGTCCCCGACCTCGCAGGACGACGAAGACGAGAATGTTCGAACCGACGGCGGCACTCCTGGACGGAAGGACGGTCATGATCCAGAGTGGCGTGTAACAGCTGGTCCCGACAAAGAGATCGAAGTCACCCGTGACTGTTGTCCCGAATGTGGCAAACACTTCGACGAGTCGGTGGGCGTCAGCCCCCGACTCGTTGAGGAGGTTCCTGATCCGCAGCCTCCTGAAGTCACCCAGTACAACCGCCACTGCTACCAGTGCGACTCTTGTGGAACAGAAACTGTTGCTACACACCCCGACTGCCCCAATGAGGGGCAGTTCGGGGTGAACGTCATCTCTCAAGCAGCACTTTCTCGGTACGATCACCGCCTTCCCTACCGGAAAATCGCTGATCGCTTCGAGCAACTGCACGGGCTAGAACTCTCAGGCGCGTCCGCGTGGCACGCGACCGAGCGCGCTGCGCGCGCCGGTCGCTACGAATATGAACAGATTCGAAGACAGATTCAGCAAGCAGAGATCGTTCACGTCGACGAAACTGGTATCAAACGCGAGGGTGAGCAAGCGTGGATCTGGACGTTTCGGACGAGAGAGCACACACTGTACGCCGTAAGAGAAAGTCGTGGGAGCGATGTCCCCGCGGAAGTCCTCGGAGAGGACTTCGCGGGAACGGTCATCTGCGATGGGTGGACGGCGTATCCAGCGTTCACCAGTAATCTTCAGCGGTGCTGGGCACATCTTCTCCGGGAAGCCGAGGACATTGCTAGTGACCACGAGGAGGCAGAGCCGGTTCACCGGTATCTCAAACAGATGTTCGTCGGTCTCCAGTCGTGGCTGGAGACCGACCCGAGTCCTCGTGAGAGAGCACAGATGCACCGATCATGCCAGAACGGGCTTAGATCGCTCGTTGAGCGGTCAGTAACCGACGAAACAGTGGCAACACTACTCGGGAAGATCGAAGGAGGGATCGACCACTGGCTCACCTTCGTCGGTGAGCCAGCGGTCTCCCAGACGAACAACGCAGCTGAGAACGCACTGCGTGAACCAGTCGTTCTCCGGAAAATCATCGGCACACTCCGTAACGACCGAGGTATGTTCGTTCACGAGACGCTCTTGTCCCTGCTGGCGACATGGCGCCAGCAGGGACGCAATCCCTACGAAGAACTTCGTCGAGTCGTCAGCAACAATGAGATGATCTTACGGGCTCACGCTGTGCCGGCTGTCGAGACTTCGGGGTAA
- a CDS encoding glycosyltransferase family 2 protein → MPTLNEEDGVAECIRRAKTAITTLGLPAEIILSDSSTDRTPEIGREMGAIIYEPDQPGYGYAYRYAFDRARGDYIVMGDADTTYDFEQIPRLLAHLRDEDADMVMGSRLEGEIKPGAMPSLHQHVGNPLLTKFLNAFYGAGVSDAHSGFRIFTKEAYETMELETTGMEFASEMIMEAGAKDLHIVETPIVYHEREGEETLESFRDGWRHVRFMLVNAPGYLFSAPGLLLGVVGLVVMGATFSGVSVGGVNFGIHSMIAGSLLTIVGYQIGTLGVFASVASDPIRKPEDPITERLTESLSLEHGATVGLAVFGVGSAYALSLLYQWMNNGFATLEFTMGSLIAFTAIVIGLQTVFSSFFLSAVNR, encoded by the coding sequence ATGCCGACGCTCAACGAGGAGGACGGCGTCGCCGAATGCATCCGGCGGGCGAAGACGGCGATCACCACGCTCGGGTTGCCCGCCGAAATCATCCTGAGCGATAGCTCGACCGACCGGACGCCCGAAATCGGTCGGGAGATGGGTGCGATCATCTACGAACCCGATCAGCCAGGGTACGGCTACGCCTATCGGTACGCGTTCGACCGCGCCCGCGGCGACTACATCGTCATGGGCGACGCCGATACGACCTACGACTTCGAACAGATCCCGCGCCTGCTCGCCCACCTCCGCGACGAGGACGCCGATATGGTGATGGGAAGCCGCCTCGAGGGAGAGATCAAACCCGGGGCGATGCCGTCTCTGCATCAACACGTCGGCAATCCGCTCCTGACGAAGTTCCTGAACGCCTTCTACGGGGCCGGGGTGAGCGACGCCCACAGCGGCTTTCGGATCTTCACGAAGGAAGCCTACGAGACGATGGAACTCGAGACGACCGGGATGGAGTTCGCCAGCGAGATGATCATGGAGGCCGGCGCGAAGGACCTCCACATCGTCGAAACCCCGATCGTCTACCACGAGCGGGAGGGCGAGGAGACCCTCGAGAGCTTCAGAGACGGGTGGCGACACGTCCGGTTCATGCTCGTGAACGCGCCGGGCTACCTGTTCTCGGCCCCGGGGCTCCTGTTGGGTGTCGTCGGCCTGGTCGTCATGGGGGCCACGTTCAGCGGTGTTTCCGTGGGCGGCGTGAACTTCGGGATCCACTCGATGATCGCCGGGAGCCTGTTGACGATCGTCGGCTATCAGATCGGCACGCTCGGCGTGTTCGCCTCGGTGGCAAGCGACCCCATCCGGAAACCCGAGGATCCGATCACCGAGCGCCTAACGGAGTCGCTGTCGCTCGAGCACGGCGCGACGGTCGGACTGGCGGTGTTCGGCGTCGGCAGCGCGTACGCGCTGTCGTTACTCTATCAGTGGATGAACAACGGGTTCGCCACGCTCGAGTTCACGATGGGATCGCTCATCGCGTTCACGGCGATCGTCATCGGCCTCCAGACGGTGTTCTCGTCGTTCTTCCTGAGCGCCGTGAACCGGTAA
- a CDS encoding DUF1616 domain-containing protein has protein sequence MVAFRSLWLLLPRPLRQLPADLAAVVVLVVATNVAALAPVIRETPLRVPLGLAFVLFVPGYAFIAALFPEAGESPDRSDEPDTPTESETAEGADSDGWYDAVSSRSGIDGLERVALSFGLSIAIVPLIGLVLNFTPWGIRLVPIAVSVSGFTLVSAAVAAERRRDLPVEERFQVPYRAWYAAGRTELLEPDTRADAALNVLLVVSVILAVGSVGYAVMVPPDGEQFSAIYLLTEDDEGELIADDYPTELVQGESQELVVGIDNHEGERTEYTVVVLEQDVEVVENETAPESGDPNATVNETVVQEQRELDRFETTVANNESWHQTYDLEPTMTGENQRIVWLLFPGGDVPAEPSMADTEYSVHLWVDVSESND, from the coding sequence ATGGTCGCGTTCCGGTCGTTGTGGCTCCTGCTGCCACGGCCACTCAGACAGTTACCGGCCGATCTCGCCGCGGTGGTCGTGCTCGTCGTCGCGACGAACGTCGCCGCACTGGCACCCGTGATTCGGGAGACGCCTCTCCGGGTCCCGCTCGGCCTCGCGTTCGTGTTGTTCGTGCCCGGCTACGCGTTCATCGCGGCGCTGTTTCCCGAGGCCGGCGAGTCGCCGGACCGCTCCGACGAGCCGGACACACCGACTGAGAGCGAGACGGCCGAGGGTGCCGATTCGGACGGCTGGTACGACGCCGTCTCCTCGCGGTCCGGGATCGACGGCCTCGAGCGCGTCGCGCTCTCCTTCGGACTCAGCATCGCCATCGTCCCGCTCATTGGGCTCGTATTGAACTTCACGCCCTGGGGCATTCGACTCGTCCCGATCGCGGTTTCCGTCAGCGGGTTCACCCTCGTGTCGGCCGCCGTTGCGGCCGAACGTCGGCGGGACCTCCCGGTCGAGGAGCGGTTTCAGGTCCCCTATCGGGCGTGGTACGCCGCCGGCCGGACGGAGTTGCTCGAGCCGGATACGCGCGCGGACGCCGCGCTGAACGTATTGTTAGTCGTGTCGGTCATCCTCGCGGTCGGGAGCGTCGGCTACGCGGTGATGGTCCCGCCCGACGGCGAGCAGTTCTCGGCGATCTATCTGTTGACCGAGGACGACGAGGGCGAGTTGATCGCCGACGACTATCCGACCGAACTCGTTCAGGGCGAGAGCCAGGAGCTGGTCGTCGGGATCGACAATCACGAAGGGGAGCGGACGGAGTACACGGTGGTGGTCCTCGAGCAGGACGTCGAGGTGGTCGAGAACGAGACGGCCCCCGAGTCCGGCGACCCGAACGCGACGGTCAACGAAACGGTCGTCCAGGAGCAACGCGAACTCGACCGGTTCGAGACCACGGTCGCGAACAACGAGAGCTGGCACCAGACGTACGACCTCGAGCCGACGATGACCGGCGAGAATCAGCGCATCGTCTGGCTCCTCTTCCCCGGCGGCGACGTGCCGGCCGAGCCCTCGATGGCGGACACGGAATACTCCGTCCACCTCTGGGTAGACGTCTCCGAGTCGAACGACTGA
- the rfbD gene encoding dTDP-4-dehydrorhamnose reductase, producing MTVLVLGAGGLLGSALVNRGLDRSVDVVGTYHSEAPSFDIPLEQHDIRHTEEFQPLLDRYQPDAVVNCAALTDVDGCESNREAAFAINGTAPGELATSCATHDIPFVHVSTDYVFDGNGRELYDESASTAPIQVYGESKLAGEEAVRNVDGKTLVTRLSFVYGVRGDTDELIGFPSWVRDTLRAGDEVPLFVDQHLTPTRAGQASEAILGLLKSGTEGVYHIASRSCVTPYEFGSEIARLQDADDALITESEQSDVSRAADRPAYTCLDVTAVEEELGRSQPTLEEDLRAIEGQFDV from the coding sequence ATGACGGTGCTCGTCCTCGGTGCAGGCGGGCTACTCGGAAGTGCGCTCGTGAACCGAGGTCTCGACCGATCGGTCGACGTGGTCGGGACGTATCATTCGGAGGCCCCGTCGTTCGATATCCCGCTCGAGCAACACGATATCCGTCATACGGAAGAATTCCAACCGTTACTGGACAGGTATCAGCCCGATGCCGTAGTGAATTGTGCTGCACTGACGGACGTCGATGGCTGCGAGTCTAATCGAGAAGCTGCGTTCGCAATCAATGGAACTGCACCCGGCGAACTCGCGACCAGCTGTGCGACGCACGATATTCCGTTCGTTCATGTCTCGACGGACTACGTCTTCGACGGCAACGGGAGGGAGCTGTATGATGAATCAGCGTCGACGGCCCCAATTCAGGTGTATGGCGAATCGAAACTCGCAGGCGAGGAAGCCGTTCGAAACGTCGACGGGAAAACGCTAGTGACGCGACTCTCGTTCGTGTATGGCGTTCGCGGCGATACGGACGAACTAATCGGATTTCCGTCCTGGGTTCGCGATACGCTCCGAGCGGGCGACGAGGTACCGCTGTTCGTCGATCAACACCTCACACCGACTCGAGCCGGTCAGGCATCTGAGGCGATACTCGGCCTTCTCAAGAGCGGAACGGAAGGCGTGTACCATATTGCGAGCCGATCGTGTGTAACGCCGTACGAATTCGGGAGCGAAATAGCCCGTCTACAGGACGCCGACGACGCACTGATCACGGAGAGCGAGCAGTCTGATGTATCGCGAGCAGCGGACCGACCGGCGTACACGTGTCTCGACGTTACTGCAGTCGAGGAGGAACTCGGGCGTTCACAGCCGACACTCGAAGAGGATCTCCGTGCGATCGAAGGTCAGTTCGATGTCTAG
- the rfbB gene encoding dTDP-glucose 4,6-dehydratase, whose product MRILVTGGAGFIGSNYVHYLLENRDDDVITLDALTYAGSLDNLDGVLDHPQHEFVEGSICDRELVTDLVSDADAVVNFAAESHVDRSIEGAGSFVTTNVEGTQTLLDAAVKTDIDRFLQISTDEVYGQILDGTFSEDDELNPRNPYAATKASADLLAKSYETTHDLPVLITRTCNNFGPRQHAEKLIPKFIRNAAAGDELPVYGDGSNVREWIYVEDNCRALDRVLRDGEIGEVYNIGSSEERTNLEVTEAILDSVGGSKEQISFVEDRAGHDQRYALETDKIERLGWEPSWSFEEGLEQTVEYYLS is encoded by the coding sequence ATGCGAATACTCGTTACTGGGGGCGCGGGCTTCATCGGATCTAACTACGTCCACTATTTGCTCGAGAACCGCGACGACGATGTCATTACGCTGGACGCACTGACGTACGCCGGCTCACTGGACAATCTCGACGGGGTTCTCGATCATCCGCAACACGAATTTGTCGAAGGGAGTATCTGTGACCGAGAACTCGTCACTGATCTCGTTTCGGACGCGGATGCGGTCGTTAACTTCGCAGCTGAGTCGCACGTCGATCGCTCTATCGAGGGCGCAGGCTCGTTCGTCACGACAAACGTTGAGGGAACACAAACGCTCCTCGACGCCGCGGTCAAGACGGATATCGATCGGTTCCTCCAGATTTCGACCGACGAGGTGTACGGACAGATTCTAGACGGCACATTCAGCGAAGACGATGAACTGAATCCACGGAATCCGTACGCTGCGACGAAAGCTAGTGCCGACTTGCTCGCCAAGAGTTACGAAACGACCCACGACCTCCCCGTTCTCATCACCCGTACATGCAACAACTTCGGCCCGCGACAGCACGCGGAGAAACTGATCCCGAAGTTCATTCGGAATGCTGCTGCGGGCGATGAGCTACCAGTCTACGGCGACGGTTCGAACGTTCGCGAGTGGATTTACGTCGAGGACAACTGCCGAGCACTGGATCGAGTGCTCCGCGACGGAGAGATCGGCGAGGTGTACAATATCGGATCCAGCGAGGAGCGAACGAATCTCGAGGTGACCGAAGCGATTCTTGATTCCGTCGGCGGGTCAAAAGAACAGATTTCGTTCGTAGAGGACCGTGCTGGTCACGATCAGCGTTATGCCCTCGAAACGGACAAGATCGAACGTCTCGGCTGGGAACCGTCCTGGTCGTTCGAAGAGGGACTCGAACAAACCGTCGAATATTATCTCTCATAG
- a CDS encoding glucose-1-phosphate thymidylyltransferase — protein MKGVLLLGGTGSRLRPITHTGPKQLVPVANKPVLEYAIEDLKEAGVTEIGVVLGHKGREEIQELLGDGSDYGVGITYIVQGNPLGLAHAAGCARDFVGDDDFVMYLGDNILKQGIEELVESFERGNYGAGIALQEVDTPQQFGIADIDDDGSVTQLIEKPDDPPTNLALIGIYVFSNAVFDVIERLEPSWRGELEITDAIQTLLEDGHAIDSHVVQGWWKDTGKPEDILEANRLVLEDDHLERNGRVEPNATVEGRVNLHETATIEDGAVVRGPVSIAENTAIKSGTYVGPYTSIGPDSTLEGVHIENSVVIGESTIETSGKIMDSLLGRGANIGRAEDELPEGRRLVVGENSQLKL, from the coding sequence ATGAAAGGTGTTCTTCTATTAGGCGGGACGGGATCGAGACTCCGACCGATCACCCACACCGGTCCGAAGCAGCTCGTCCCGGTCGCGAACAAACCGGTCCTCGAGTACGCGATCGAGGACCTGAAGGAAGCGGGCGTTACGGAAATCGGCGTCGTCCTCGGCCACAAGGGCCGTGAGGAGATACAGGAACTGCTCGGTGACGGCAGCGACTACGGCGTCGGGATTACGTACATCGTCCAGGGGAACCCGCTCGGACTGGCCCACGCAGCCGGCTGCGCCCGAGACTTCGTCGGTGACGACGACTTCGTGATGTACCTCGGGGACAACATCCTCAAGCAGGGAATCGAAGAGCTCGTCGAAAGCTTCGAGCGCGGCAACTACGGGGCGGGGATCGCGCTACAGGAGGTCGACACCCCCCAGCAGTTCGGGATTGCCGACATCGACGACGATGGCAGCGTCACGCAGCTCATCGAAAAGCCCGACGACCCGCCGACGAACCTCGCGCTCATCGGGATCTACGTCTTCTCGAACGCGGTCTTCGACGTGATCGAGCGCCTCGAGCCCTCCTGGCGGGGCGAACTCGAGATCACGGACGCGATCCAGACGCTGCTCGAGGACGGCCACGCGATCGACTCCCACGTTGTTCAAGGTTGGTGGAAGGACACGGGTAAACCCGAGGATATCCTCGAGGCCAATCGCCTAGTACTAGAGGACGACCACCTAGAGCGAAACGGCCGTGTCGAACCCAACGCTACTGTCGAGGGTCGGGTCAATCTCCACGAAACGGCGACGATCGAAGACGGCGCGGTCGTCCGCGGCCCGGTTTCCATTGCCGAGAACACAGCGATCAAGTCCGGCACGTATGTTGGTCCGTATACGTCCATCGGACCGGACTCGACGCTCGAGGGCGTTCACATCGAGAACAGCGTCGTCATCGGAGAGTCCACGATCGAGACGAGCGGCAAGATCATGGACAGTCTTCTCGGTCGCGGCGCAAATATCGGCCGGGCGGAGGACGAACTTCCGGAGGGTCGCCGACTCGTCGTCGGTGAGAACTCACAACTCAAACTCTAA
- the aglF gene encoding UTP--glucose-1-phosphate uridylyltransferase AglF → MKAVVLAAGEGTRLRPLTEDKPKGMVEIDGDPILTHCFDRLASLGADELIVVVGYLKERIIDHYGDEYRGIPITYCHQREQQGLAHALLSVEEHIDDDFMLMLGDNVFEANLEDVVRRQREDRADAAFLVEEVPWDEADRYGVCDTNKFGEITDVVEKPDDPPSNLVMTGFYTFTPAIFHACHLVQPSNRGEYEISEAIDLLIQSGRTIDAIGLEGWRIDVGYPEDRDEAEERLETRSQSETESVSD, encoded by the coding sequence ATGAAAGCCGTCGTACTCGCTGCGGGAGAAGGAACGCGGCTCCGACCGCTCACCGAGGACAAGCCGAAAGGGATGGTCGAGATCGACGGTGATCCGATTCTCACGCACTGTTTCGACCGGCTGGCATCGCTCGGTGCCGACGAGCTGATCGTCGTCGTCGGCTATCTCAAAGAGCGGATTATCGATCACTACGGCGACGAGTACCGAGGCATTCCGATCACGTACTGCCACCAGCGCGAGCAGCAGGGACTCGCCCACGCGTTGCTGTCCGTCGAGGAGCACATCGACGACGACTTCATGCTGATGCTCGGAGACAACGTCTTCGAGGCGAACCTCGAGGACGTCGTCCGTCGACAACGAGAGGATCGGGCGGACGCGGCGTTCCTCGTCGAGGAGGTGCCGTGGGACGAAGCGGATCGCTACGGCGTCTGCGATACAAACAAGTTCGGGGAGATCACCGACGTCGTCGAGAAGCCCGACGATCCGCCGTCGAATCTGGTGATGACCGGGTTCTACACATTCACGCCGGCGATCTTCCATGCCTGTCACCTCGTGCAGCCGTCGAATCGCGGCGAGTACGAGATTAGTGAGGCGATCGACCTGCTGATTCAGAGTGGCCGGACGATCGACGCGATCGGACTCGAGGGCTGGCGGATCGACGTCGGCTATCCGGAAGATCGAGACGAGGCCGAGGAACGGTTGGAGACACGTTCTCAATCCGAGACAGAGTCCGTCTCCGACTGA